GGGACGAATGCCCGCGCCTTTTGCCCGATGACGTGGAAGAGTCCGCCGCCCCCGGCTTTTTCGCCGCAGACGCGCCAACCGGCGGGCACGACGCCTTCCCCGAAGCGATATCCGATTCGCCCCCCAGGGAGGCCGTGACGCCGCCACCCGCCGCCCCGCCCCGCAATCCCGACAGCACCCCGGCCCCGACGTCCGGGGGACGCTTGGCTGAACAGGGCCTCAACCCCAGGCAGCGCAAGGCCCTGGCTGGCCTGGGCCACCTTGCGGCCATCAGCAGACAGGATTATCAGGATGCGGCCGGGTCGGACGTTCCAGATCGCACCGCCCAGCATGATCTCAAGGAATTGGTGGAGAAAGGCTTTTTGCATAAATCCGGCCGGGGCCCATCCACCCGCTATCATCTCGCAAAGGGGCGCACGGACCTTGCGTGAAATGCGCAATCCGCTTTTCCCGCCACCGCAGCGGGAATTGCGCAAAAAATGGCGCGAAACTCCCCGCAGCGCGCAAGACGCGCCTCGGCGGGATCACGGGCGTCCCCGGCGGGTCGGATCCTTTTCCAGGTTTATATCACACCGGTTTGCAAGGAGAACGCGGCGTGAGGCATGATTTTCCCCGGCCCTCCGGGCTGGGCCCGGCCCGGCCCGGCCGGATCGTGGCCGCCCTGGCGCTTGTCGTGGCGCTCTGCTCCCCGGGTTGCGGCTTTTTTTCGTCGACGCCCACGCAAAAATCCCTTGGCGACTCCCTCGGGGCCAGGGTCGCGGACACGGCCCGGTCCCAGATCGGCGTCCGCTACCGCTACGGCGGCGACACCCCGGGAGAGGGATTCGACTGCTCAGGGCTTGTGCAGTGGGCCTTTGCCCAAAACGGGTTGCGCGTGCCGCGAACGGTCAGCGACCAGAGCCTGGCCGGCCGCCCGGTGCGATCCTCGGAACTGCTTCCGGGGGATCTGGTGTTTTTCAACACCACGTTCAAGCGCACGGAACTGCACGTGGGCATCGCCACGTCCCCGGGATATTTCGTCCACAGCCCCAGTTCCGGCGGGCGGGTGCGCGAGGCCCGCCTGTCCGATCCCTACTGGGCCTCGGTTTTTTCCAAGGCCCGGCGCGTCATCCCCTGACCACCCGCCGCCCCGGTTCCGTTTTGACATTGCGGAGCAAAAGGGCGTATCTTTCCCAGCACAATCCGGTTCGTCCCGCCTGACCCGGGGACGAGGCGCGCCCCCCGGGAATATCCCATGGAGAACGCCATGGATTCATCCCCCACCTGTCTCCCCCCTCCACACATCGGGCCGCGCCACGGCACGCCCCGACAGACGTCTGGCGTGATTTTTCCTCAATGGCGGCAGGTTGCCGCCTTCCTCCTGCTCTTGTGGGGGACGCCCCTGGCCCTCCCCGCCCCGGCCCTGGCCGACATCACTCTGCCCATCGGGTTTGTCATCGGCCTGACCGGACCCGGCGCGCCAGACGATTCGGACATCTGGAACGGGGCGCTTCTGGCCGTTGAGGAGATCAACGCCGCCACGCCAGACGGCCTACACATCGTCATGACCGCCCACGACACCCAAAACTCGCCGATTATGGCCAAATCCGCCACCAAACAGGCCATCGCCGCCGGGGCCGCCATCCTTTTGGCCCCGTCCTACAGCTCCCAGGCCCTGGAGGCCGCCAGGGCGGCCCAGGAGGCGGGCATCCCCATCATCTCCGTCATCGCCACCCACCCCGAGATCACGGCCGTCGGTGACAAGGTGTTTCGAATCTGCTTCGACGACAACGACCAGGCCGACGTCATGGCCGCCTTCGCCCGCACAGATCTTGCCGCCGCCACAGCGGCCATCCTCACGGACGTGACCAGCGCCTACGCCCTGGCCATGGCCGACGCGTTTCGCAAACGGTTCCTCGACCTGGGCGGGAAGGTGGTGGCGGAAATCGAATACAAGATGCAGCAGCGTCATTTCGACGAGGTGGTGAAGAAAGCGGCGCAGGCCAGGGCCGACGTGCTGTTCATGCCCGGTTACTGGCTCGATGCCTCCATCATGCTCAAGCAGATGCACGGGAAGGGCGTAACCGCCATCCCCCTGGCCGGTGACGGATGGGGAAGCTCGCGCTTCCAAAATCTCAGGGGCGACCTGCCCGCGCGGGGCTATTATACGGATCATTGGGCCGCGTTCATGGCCGACGAGATTTCGCGCCGGTTCTCCAGGGCATACGCCGCACGCTTCGGCCGCCAGCCGGTCGCCG
Above is a genomic segment from Desulfolutivibrio sulfodismutans DSM 3696 containing:
- a CDS encoding C40 family peptidase encodes the protein MRHDFPRPSGLGPARPGRIVAALALVVALCSPGCGFFSSTPTQKSLGDSLGARVADTARSQIGVRYRYGGDTPGEGFDCSGLVQWAFAQNGLRVPRTVSDQSLAGRPVRSSELLPGDLVFFNTTFKRTELHVGIATSPGYFVHSPSSGGRVREARLSDPYWASVFSKARRVIP
- a CDS encoding ABC transporter substrate-binding protein; amino-acid sequence: MIFPQWRQVAAFLLLLWGTPLALPAPALADITLPIGFVIGLTGPGAPDDSDIWNGALLAVEEINAATPDGLHIVMTAHDTQNSPIMAKSATKQAIAAGAAILLAPSYSSQALEAARAAQEAGIPIISVIATHPEITAVGDKVFRICFDDNDQADVMAAFARTDLAAATAAILTDVTSAYALAMADAFRKRFLDLGGKVVAEIEYKMQQRHFDEVVKKAAQARADVLFMPGYWLDASIMLKQMHGKGVTAIPLAGDGWGSSRFQNLRGDLPARGYYTDHWAAFMADEISRRFSRAYAARFGRQPVAGSALAYDAVHMAAKAALAVGGAQPQALAQALANMRDVPGVTGALTFTPKGTIKKSVHIMEIKNGKASLLRTVTPDEPHAQE